A DNA window from Paenibacillus sp. HWE-109 contains the following coding sequences:
- a CDS encoding YlmH family RNA-binding protein yields the protein MPKELYGHFHPDEHHFVDKAWDWIERAAEQHAVKLTDFLDPRQAFILTSLVNRHPDVHCRLDGGYSAAERKRALIAPDYRILDGEDMAMTVLSVSSGDGKFLTLEHGDYMGAILGLGMKRDKVGDIHVIEGGCHCLVTQDAADYLHMNLSQVHKVHVQTELLPLDKLALANVNLEELSLSVASMRMDGIVSDVFRLSRAKVLTPIQAGRCRVNWKLEEDPSKPLKEGDMVSLQGFGRFKVLEVEGITKKGRIRVKIGKFA from the coding sequence TTGCCAAAAGAACTATATGGTCATTTTCACCCTGACGAACATCATTTTGTCGATAAAGCCTGGGATTGGATCGAGCGGGCGGCAGAGCAGCATGCTGTGAAGCTGACCGATTTTCTTGATCCCAGACAGGCTTTTATTCTTACCTCACTCGTTAACCGACATCCCGATGTCCACTGCCGTTTGGATGGCGGATACAGCGCTGCTGAACGGAAGAGAGCTTTAATAGCTCCCGATTACCGGATATTGGATGGGGAAGATATGGCGATGACGGTGTTGTCCGTTTCTTCGGGAGACGGCAAATTTCTAACTTTGGAACATGGAGATTACATGGGCGCCATTCTTGGACTCGGCATGAAGCGAGACAAGGTTGGCGATATTCACGTTATAGAGGGTGGCTGCCACTGCTTGGTTACCCAAGATGCTGCTGATTACTTGCACATGAACCTCTCCCAAGTACATAAGGTCCACGTGCAGACCGAATTGCTCCCGTTGGATAAGCTGGCACTGGCTAATGTGAATCTGGAAGAACTATCTTTATCTGTCGCTTCCATGCGGATGGACGGGATTGTCAGTGATGTCTTCCGGCTTAGCCGCGCCAAAGTATTAACCCCTATTCAAGCGGGCAGGTGCCGTGTGAACTGGAAGCTGGAAGAAGATCCAAGCAAGCCGCTGAAGGAAGGCGATATGGTGTCCCTGCAAGGATTCGGCCGTTTTAAGGTGCTGGAAGTCGAAGGCATTACGAAAAAAGGTCGAATTCGTGTGAAAATCGGCAAGTTTGCTTAG
- a CDS encoding YggT family protein has protein sequence MEIYYFMIIGYLILSWFPNARESFIGGLLSKLVEPYLSPFRKIIPSIGFIDLSPIVALIALRFVVMGIAAVLDFIVGMF, from the coding sequence ATGGAAATTTATTATTTCATGATTATTGGCTACTTGATTCTCTCTTGGTTCCCGAATGCCAGAGAAAGCTTTATCGGCGGTTTGCTTAGTAAATTGGTCGAACCGTATTTAAGTCCATTTCGCAAAATTATTCCGAGCATCGGATTTATTGATCTTTCCCCGATCGTAGCCTTGATCGCTTTGCGATTCGTTGTTATGGGGATTGCGGCAGTGCTAGATTTTATTGTAGGGATGTTTTAA
- a CDS encoding cell division protein SepF: MGVYNRFMNFLGLQEEEEIVERERIVEAAEEPETNPYELRNKNKANVVSIHSQKNARVVLSEPRTYEETQDIADHLRSRRAVVVNLQRVRGDQAVRIVDFLSGTVYALNGSISKLGPNIFLCTPDSVDIHGHISEMMGEE; encoded by the coding sequence GTGGGTGTTTATAACCGATTTATGAATTTTCTTGGACTGCAAGAAGAGGAAGAGATTGTGGAACGCGAGCGGATTGTGGAAGCTGCCGAAGAACCTGAAACCAATCCGTATGAATTGCGTAATAAAAATAAGGCAAATGTCGTCAGCATACATTCACAGAAGAATGCGCGTGTCGTGCTTAGCGAGCCTCGAACATACGAAGAAACGCAGGACATTGCCGACCATCTTCGTTCAAGAAGAGCGGTGGTTGTCAATCTGCAGCGTGTTCGCGGCGATCAAGCAGTACGAATTGTAGATTTCTTGAGCGGTACGGTATATGCTTTGAATGGGTCTATCTCCAAACTTGGGCCGAATATCTTTCTTTGTACACCAGACTCAGTCGATATTCATGGTCACATCTCCGAGATGATGGGTGAGGAATAG
- a CDS encoding YggS family pyridoxal phosphate-dependent enzyme, which produces MSIRNRKEAVEARVAAACKRSDRPLEDVNIIAVTKYVSLETTRCVLDEGLSHIGENRWQDVKPKWEALHERGTWHFIGHLQTNKVKDVIGRFAYIHSLDRMSLAKELDKQAAVLGLKVKCLLQVNVSGEESKYGVAPEQFFELAEEVSKLSHIHITGLMTMAPYEMEADATRPVFRGLRELRDQLNERNLFPYEIKELSMGMSGDFEVAIEEGATWVRLGTVLVGKEE; this is translated from the coding sequence ATGAGTATACGAAATCGAAAAGAAGCGGTTGAAGCACGAGTTGCCGCAGCATGCAAGCGGTCCGACCGTCCGTTGGAAGATGTGAATATCATAGCGGTAACGAAATATGTTTCTCTGGAAACAACCCGGTGTGTACTTGACGAAGGGTTATCCCATATTGGTGAAAATCGTTGGCAGGATGTCAAACCGAAGTGGGAAGCGCTGCATGAGCGCGGAACCTGGCATTTCATTGGGCACCTGCAGACGAACAAGGTGAAAGACGTAATCGGCAGATTTGCCTATATTCATTCCTTGGACCGGATGTCGCTAGCCAAAGAGCTGGACAAGCAGGCTGCTGTCCTTGGCTTGAAAGTAAAGTGTCTCTTGCAAGTGAATGTCTCGGGTGAAGAGTCCAAGTATGGCGTTGCGCCTGAGCAATTCTTTGAGTTAGCTGAAGAAGTTAGTAAGCTGTCACATATACATATTACCGGTTTGATGACAATGGCCCCATATGAGATGGAAGCCGATGCAACTCGTCCTGTATTTCGCGGGCTAAGAGAATTGCGCGATCAATTGAATGAACGCAACCTTTTTCCTTATGAGATCAAGGAATTATCGATGGGGATGTCCGGAGATTTTGAAGTAGCGATTGAAGAAGGAGCTACTTGGGTAAGATTGGGTACTGTTCTGGTTGGAAAAGAGGAATAA
- the pgeF gene encoding peptidoglycan editing factor PgeF: MEPFVKLEKPNRPVLFTIESWMEQFSELTVGFTSRNGGVSLEPFTTLNCGLHVNDVPEHVVRNRELVAEALEQPFEAFTYAEQVHGNEVTIVSLEERGSGRASREAAIQAKDGFITKETGIVLCAQFADCVPLFFYDPIKRVVGLAHAGWKGTVLNISKATIALMTNTFGSSASDIRTAIGPSIGACCYEVDQSVADRVKAVLDEVQAAPEEHSTVIVAKENSKYMLNLQELNRKLLQQAGILSSHIEVSQLCTSCNTDKFFSHRKEGGATGRMIAWIGLT, from the coding sequence GTGGAACCATTCGTGAAACTGGAGAAACCGAATAGGCCTGTCCTATTTACTATAGAAAGCTGGATGGAGCAGTTTAGTGAGTTGACAGTTGGTTTTACTTCCCGCAATGGCGGCGTGAGTTTGGAGCCGTTCACAACGCTGAATTGTGGACTGCACGTTAACGATGTGCCGGAACATGTGGTGAGGAACCGAGAGTTGGTTGCAGAGGCGCTGGAGCAGCCCTTTGAAGCCTTTACCTATGCGGAGCAGGTACATGGCAACGAGGTGACGATTGTAAGCCTCGAAGAGCGAGGGAGTGGCAGAGCATCCAGAGAAGCGGCCATTCAAGCCAAGGATGGTTTCATTACGAAGGAGACGGGGATTGTGCTCTGTGCCCAATTCGCCGATTGTGTTCCTTTATTTTTCTATGATCCCATTAAGCGTGTGGTCGGCCTGGCTCATGCAGGTTGGAAAGGCACGGTGCTAAACATTTCCAAGGCTACAATAGCCTTAATGACAAATACTTTTGGTAGCAGCGCATCAGATATTCGCACGGCCATTGGCCCTTCCATTGGGGCATGCTGTTATGAGGTCGACCAGTCAGTTGCAGATCGGGTCAAAGCAGTTCTTGATGAGGTTCAAGCTGCTCCGGAAGAGCATTCAACTGTCATAGTGGCGAAAGAAAATAGCAAGTACATGCTGAATTTGCAAGAATTGAACCGAAAATTGTTACAGCAAGCAGGAATTTTGTCGTCCCATATCGAAGTATCACAGTTATGTACCAGTTGTAACACAGATAAGTTCTTTTCCCATCGAAAAGAGGGCGGGGCAACAGGTAGAATGATTGCTTGGATTGGGCTCACCTAA
- a CDS encoding YlmC/YmxH family sporulation protein, which translates to MKISDFQTKDVINIVDGKKLGQISDLELDLRQGRIESIVVPNQSRFFGLFGSGTDVIIPWKHIVKIGADVVLVKLEDARPYRQTDDNEGVYELNRQFRN; encoded by the coding sequence ATGAAAATATCTGATTTTCAGACGAAGGATGTCATTAATATTGTAGATGGCAAGAAGCTCGGGCAAATCAGTGATTTGGAGCTTGATTTGCGTCAAGGCCGGATTGAATCGATTGTTGTGCCGAACCAGAGCCGATTTTTTGGCCTGTTTGGCTCAGGGACAGATGTCATTATTCCGTGGAAACACATCGTAAAAATAGGCGCCGATGTTGTTCTTGTGAAGCTCGAAGATGCGCGTCCATACCGTCAAACGGATGACAACGAGGGAGTCTATGAACTTAATCGGCAATTTCGCAACTGA
- the sigG gene encoding RNA polymerase sporulation sigma factor SigG yields MTRNKVEICGVDTSKLPVLTNAEMRELFTDLQTKQERAAREKLVNGNLRLVLSVIQRFNNRGEYVDDLFQVGCIGLMKAIDNFDLSQNVKFSTYAVPMIIGEIRRYLRDNNPIRVSRSLRDIAYKALQVRDSLTNQNSREPTIYEISEALNVPKEDVVFALDAIQDPVSLFEPIYHDGGDPIYVMDQISDERNKDMSWIEGIALREAMRKLNAREKMILSMRFFEGKTQMEVADEIGISQAQVSRLEKSAICQMQKHVKS; encoded by the coding sequence GTGACCCGAAATAAAGTTGAGATATGTGGTGTTGATACATCCAAACTGCCAGTTCTGACCAACGCTGAAATGCGCGAGCTGTTCACTGATTTGCAGACGAAACAGGAACGGGCAGCCAGAGAGAAATTGGTCAATGGAAACCTTAGGTTGGTTCTAAGCGTGATCCAGCGGTTCAACAATCGCGGAGAGTATGTGGACGATCTCTTCCAAGTTGGTTGTATTGGCTTGATGAAGGCCATTGATAATTTTGATTTAAGCCAAAACGTCAAATTCTCGACCTATGCTGTACCGATGATTATAGGTGAGATACGCCGCTACTTACGTGACAATAACCCGATTCGCGTTTCTCGTTCCTTGAGAGATATTGCTTACAAGGCTTTGCAAGTCAGAGACAGCTTGACGAACCAGAACTCTCGCGAACCAACGATTTATGAAATTTCTGAAGCGCTTAATGTCCCCAAAGAAGATGTCGTCTTCGCACTGGATGCAATCCAAGATCCGGTATCCTTGTTCGAACCTATTTATCACGATGGGGGAGATCCCATCTATGTGATGGATCAGATCAGCGATGAGCGGAATAAAGATATGTCCTGGATTGAAGGAATTGCGCTTCGGGAAGCGATGAGGAAACTGAATGCTCGGGAGAAAATGATCCTTTCTATGCGGTTCTTCGAAGGGAAGACGCAAATGGAGGTTGCCGATGAAATTGGCATTTCCCAAGCCCAAGTATCGCGACTTGAGAAATCAGCCATTTGTCAGATGCAGAAACATGTGAAATCGTAA
- the sigE gene encoding RNA polymerase sporulation sigma factor SigE — protein sequence MFLKWKMLFQLVYYRILMFLGLKGEEIYYIGGSEALPPPLTREEEEYLLEKLPSGDAAIRAMLIERNLRLVVYIARKFENTGINIEDLVSIGAIGLIKAVNTFDPEKKIKLATYASRCIENEILMYLRRNSKIRTEVSFDEPLNIDWDGNELLLSDVLGTENDTIYRNIEEQVDRKLLHKALDKLSERERIIMELRFGLQDGEEKTQKDVADLLGISQSYISRLEKRIIKRLRKEFNKMV from the coding sequence ATGTTCTTGAAGTGGAAAATGCTTTTTCAACTAGTGTATTATCGCATTCTGATGTTCTTGGGTCTTAAAGGAGAAGAAATCTATTACATTGGTGGCAGTGAAGCTTTGCCGCCGCCACTTACGAGAGAAGAAGAAGAATACTTATTGGAAAAGTTACCGTCCGGGGATGCAGCGATTCGCGCCATGCTGATCGAGCGCAACCTCAGATTGGTTGTCTATATAGCCAGGAAATTCGAGAATACCGGAATCAATATCGAGGACTTGGTCTCTATCGGCGCGATCGGCTTAATTAAAGCTGTGAACACGTTTGATCCTGAGAAGAAGATTAAGCTAGCTACTTATGCTTCGCGATGTATTGAGAATGAGATTTTGATGTATTTGCGTCGAAACAGCAAGATCCGTACAGAGGTTTCTTTTGATGAACCCCTTAACATTGATTGGGATGGCAATGAACTTCTGCTTTCCGATGTCCTTGGAACCGAGAATGATACGATTTATCGTAACATCGAAGAGCAGGTAGATCGCAAGTTGCTGCATAAAGCGCTTGACAAGCTAAGTGAGCGTGAACGAATCATCATGGAGCTTCGGTTCGGTTTGCAAGACGGGGAGGAGAAGACGCAGAAGGACGTCGCTGACTTGCTGGGTATTTCTCAATCGTACATATCTAGGTTGGAAAAGCGAATCATTAAGCGCTTGCGCAAGGAATTTAACAAGATGGTGTAA
- the spoIIGA gene encoding sigma-E processing peptidase SpoIIGA encodes MVVYADLIFLLNFLMDAAMLIVTAKTRKISFKWWRIVGSSFLGAAYVVIMFLPVPLFLFTFSVKCMFCIGMIMTAFGFGSLQNLLRNLGTFLLVNFAVAGGMFGIHYVLASSSDVMNGIVFTQSGVALFQLNIGSMLFVLALLIPLLWWFKTVFQSTKQREVMTSFLAEITIHVGDYTASCKGLIDTGNQLYDPLTRTPVMVMEVSEWGDVFPEEWLKRIRSADVDQIISGLGEEAFEWQDRLRLVPYRGVNRNTQFMLAIKPDKVVITHNEVQTEAFKVLIGLDGGKLCHDGSYQAIIHPALISAV; translated from the coding sequence GTGGTCGTCTATGCGGATCTCATTTTCCTACTGAACTTTCTGATGGATGCGGCCATGCTGATCGTAACGGCTAAAACGCGGAAAATATCGTTCAAGTGGTGGAGAATCGTAGGTTCGTCGTTTTTGGGAGCCGCCTATGTCGTGATCATGTTCCTTCCTGTGCCCTTATTTCTATTTACATTTTCTGTGAAATGTATGTTCTGTATCGGTATGATTATGACAGCTTTTGGCTTTGGGTCCTTACAAAATTTACTCAGAAACCTTGGAACGTTCCTTTTAGTAAATTTTGCGGTGGCTGGCGGTATGTTCGGCATTCATTATGTACTGGCATCCTCCTCTGACGTTATGAACGGGATTGTGTTCACACAATCCGGTGTGGCTTTGTTCCAATTGAACATAGGCAGCATGCTGTTTGTCCTTGCGCTCTTAATTCCCTTGTTATGGTGGTTTAAAACTGTATTTCAAAGTACTAAGCAGCGTGAAGTCATGACAAGCTTTTTGGCAGAGATAACAATTCATGTAGGCGATTATACGGCCTCGTGCAAAGGCTTAATTGATACAGGGAATCAACTCTATGATCCTTTGACGCGCACGCCTGTAATGGTGATGGAAGTATCGGAATGGGGCGATGTCTTTCCCGAAGAGTGGCTGAAGCGAATCCGCTCAGCAGATGTTGATCAGATCATCAGCGGCTTAGGGGAGGAAGCGTTCGAATGGCAGGATCGGTTGCGACTCGTGCCGTACCGTGGGGTGAATCGGAATACCCAATTCATGCTGGCTATTAAACCCGATAAGGTGGTGATCACCCATAATGAAGTTCAAACCGAAGCGTTCAAAGTGCTTATCGGGCTCGATGGAGGTAAGCTTTGCCATGACGGCTCCTATCAAGCTATTATCCATCCTGCTTTAATTTCAGCTGTCTAG
- the ftsZ gene encoding cell division protein FtsZ, protein MFEFDMDLDQLAQIKVIGVGGGGSNAVNRMIENGVKGVEFITVNTDAQALHLAKSVHKLQIGDKLTRGLGAGANPEVGKKAAEESRETILNTLRGADMVFVTAGMGGGTGTGAAPVIAEIAKEVGALTVGVVTRPFTFEGRKRSLQAEQGIAALKEKVDTLIIIPNDRLLEIVDKKTPMLEAFREADNVLRQGVQGISDLIAVPGLINLDFADVKTIMTERGSALMGIGVATGENRAAEAAKKAISSPLLETSIEGARGVLMNITGGVNLSLYEVNEAADIVASASDIEVNMIFGAVIDDKLKDEILVTVIATGFEHKAPPQHASVKRPVTGQAPEAPAADNRLNNLKPFGAQPSNDQLDIPTFLRNRGRNTDK, encoded by the coding sequence ATGTTTGAATTTGATATGGATTTAGATCAATTGGCTCAAATCAAAGTCATTGGTGTAGGTGGCGGCGGAAGCAATGCAGTCAACCGGATGATCGAGAATGGTGTAAAAGGCGTTGAGTTTATTACGGTGAATACCGATGCTCAAGCCTTGCACTTGGCGAAATCCGTGCATAAATTGCAAATTGGGGATAAACTTACGCGTGGTCTTGGCGCAGGTGCTAATCCAGAAGTTGGTAAAAAAGCGGCAGAAGAGTCAAGGGAGACAATTCTGAATACGCTTCGCGGAGCCGATATGGTATTCGTCACAGCTGGTATGGGTGGCGGTACAGGAACTGGCGCTGCACCGGTGATTGCAGAAATCGCCAAGGAAGTAGGCGCTTTAACAGTTGGTGTTGTAACACGTCCCTTCACATTCGAAGGACGCAAACGTTCTTTGCAAGCTGAGCAAGGTATTGCAGCGCTGAAAGAAAAAGTAGATACACTGATTATCATCCCGAACGATCGGCTTTTGGAAATCGTAGATAAGAAGACACCTATGCTGGAAGCTTTCCGTGAAGCGGATAATGTCCTTCGTCAAGGTGTACAAGGGATTTCAGACTTGATTGCGGTACCAGGTCTTATTAACTTGGACTTTGCTGATGTCAAAACGATTATGACCGAACGCGGTTCAGCCCTTATGGGGATTGGCGTAGCTACCGGTGAGAATCGTGCGGCGGAAGCAGCCAAAAAAGCGATCTCCAGTCCGTTGCTGGAAACTTCCATCGAAGGTGCTCGCGGGGTTCTTATGAACATTACGGGCGGCGTCAACCTCAGCTTATACGAAGTCAATGAAGCGGCTGACATCGTGGCTTCTGCTTCCGATATTGAAGTTAACATGATCTTCGGAGCGGTTATCGACGATAAGCTGAAGGATGAAATTCTTGTAACGGTTATTGCCACAGGCTTCGAGCATAAAGCTCCGCCTCAACATGCCTCCGTGAAGCGTCCTGTAACTGGACAAGCGCCGGAAGCTCCGGCGGCCGATAATCGTTTGAATAACTTAAAGCCATTTGGCGCACAACCTTCGAATGACCAATTAGATATTCCGACGTTTCTTCGCAATCGCGGGCGGAATACTGACAAATAG
- the ftsA gene encoding cell division protein FtsA, which translates to MSNNDIIVSLDIGTSKVRAIIGEVVNGTINIIGVGSAESEGIRKGAIVDIDQTVNSIRSAVDHAERMVGVQISEVYVGISGNHIALQSSHGVVAVSNEDREIGEEDIDRVIQAARVIALPPEREIIGVVPKQYLVDGQEGINDPRGMIGVRLEVEATIITGAKTGIHNLLRVVEKSELKVAGLILMSLASGQLALSKDEKAVGTVLVDVGAGAATIAVFEQGNLLATSTIQIGGEYISNDISIGLRTQLEIAEKIKLKYGCASVDDSAADQVFKVTRMGSNVEKEFSQVDLANIIEPRVEEIFQMIRAEVHRLGYGDLAGGYVLTGGTVCMPGILAIAQSELATSVRIAVPDFIGVRDPSYTSGVGIIQFVSKYMKNRNSGFSKKVATKSTTKKSSESNKPGFLERVKNFFSEFI; encoded by the coding sequence TTGAGCAACAATGACATCATTGTTAGTTTAGACATCGGTACATCCAAGGTTCGTGCTATTATTGGGGAAGTTGTCAACGGAACCATTAATATAATAGGAGTGGGATCTGCCGAGTCAGAGGGTATTCGTAAGGGTGCAATCGTTGACATTGATCAAACAGTGAATTCGATTCGCAGCGCTGTTGATCATGCGGAACGCATGGTCGGGGTTCAAATATCCGAAGTTTATGTAGGAATTTCAGGGAATCATATCGCTCTTCAATCCAGTCATGGCGTAGTAGCTGTCTCTAATGAAGACCGAGAAATCGGTGAAGAGGATATCGATCGTGTTATTCAAGCGGCCAGAGTCATTGCATTACCTCCGGAGCGTGAAATTATTGGAGTCGTACCGAAACAATATCTCGTTGATGGACAAGAAGGAATTAACGATCCTCGCGGCATGATCGGCGTTCGCTTAGAAGTGGAAGCGACCATCATCACTGGCGCTAAGACGGGGATACATAATTTACTCCGCGTTGTGGAAAAATCCGAATTGAAGGTTGCAGGACTAATCCTGATGTCGCTTGCTTCCGGACAGCTTGCCTTATCCAAGGATGAGAAAGCCGTTGGAACCGTTTTGGTCGATGTTGGAGCAGGAGCAGCTACCATTGCTGTTTTTGAACAAGGGAATCTACTGGCAACTTCGACAATTCAAATTGGTGGCGAATACATCAGTAATGATATATCGATAGGGCTTCGGACGCAGCTTGAAATCGCAGAGAAAATAAAGCTGAAATACGGATGTGCATCGGTTGATGATTCAGCCGCCGATCAAGTGTTTAAAGTTACTAGAATGGGCAGCAATGTGGAAAAAGAGTTTTCGCAAGTCGATCTTGCGAATATCATTGAACCCCGCGTTGAAGAAATCTTTCAGATGATCCGTGCTGAAGTACATCGTTTGGGTTATGGCGATTTAGCCGGCGGGTACGTCCTAACGGGTGGAACCGTATGTATGCCTGGCATTCTTGCCATCGCTCAATCTGAACTGGCAACATCCGTGCGGATTGCTGTTCCGGATTTCATCGGGGTGCGCGACCCTTCTTATACAAGTGGAGTAGGCATCATTCAATTCGTCTCCAAATATATGAAAAATCGCAATTCAGGTTTCTCAAAGAAAGTAGCTACGAAATCTACAACCAAAAAATCCTCCGAAAGCAACAAACCAGGTTTTCTAGAACGTGTAAAAAATTTTTTTAGTGAATTTATATAG
- a CDS encoding cell division protein FtsQ/DivIB yields the protein MSEDRKVPALPAVPKPRARTNRKLLIFLFLFFITILVILFFQSSLSRISTIDIQGNELMASDAIGQASQVAVGDRFFAVSSTTIQQRIATLPMIKTAEVKKHFPGVIRITVQEFPKVAFQIGTEGRKQAVLADGAVVELAAGSSVPLDMPILTGWTDGDPNKAALCKVLGEIPESALSDISEIKPDPSESYPDKIKLYTRSQFEVYTTIAYLPEKIDNLPAYIASLQEDHITSGVIKMLEVEYHAPFEPNEDSKSEKEAGANSKAAANSPSPTVDTGKDAGKTGAKATPKPTPKPTPKETVRPS from the coding sequence TTGTCAGAAGACCGCAAAGTACCCGCGCTGCCCGCTGTCCCCAAGCCGCGCGCGCGTACCAATCGGAAGCTGCTCATTTTTTTGTTTCTCTTTTTTATAACCATTCTGGTTATTCTTTTTTTTCAGTCTTCACTTAGCCGCATAAGCACGATTGATATACAGGGAAATGAACTCATGGCATCCGATGCAATTGGACAAGCTAGTCAGGTTGCTGTAGGAGATCGCTTTTTTGCCGTAAGTTCAACGACGATCCAACAGCGTATAGCGACATTGCCTATGATCAAAACAGCTGAAGTAAAGAAACATTTTCCTGGCGTCATCCGAATCACCGTGCAGGAGTTTCCTAAAGTCGCTTTTCAAATAGGAACTGAAGGCAGGAAGCAGGCTGTTCTGGCTGACGGTGCGGTTGTGGAGCTCGCTGCCGGAAGCAGCGTCCCTTTGGATATGCCTATTCTAACGGGGTGGACCGACGGAGATCCCAACAAAGCAGCCTTGTGCAAAGTGCTGGGAGAAATTCCCGAAAGTGCCTTGTCGGATATTTCGGAGATAAAGCCCGATCCTTCAGAATCGTATCCCGACAAGATCAAGCTTTATACGAGATCTCAATTTGAAGTGTATACAACAATTGCTTATTTGCCTGAGAAAATTGACAATCTCCCTGCTTATATAGCAAGCTTACAAGAGGATCATATTACAAGTGGTGTGATCAAAATGCTAGAGGTCGAGTATCACGCTCCGTTTGAGCCGAATGAAGATTCCAAAAGTGAGAAAGAGGCTGGAGCCAATTCGAAGGCTGCTGCCAATTCTCCTAGTCCTACAGTGGATACAGGCAAGGATGCAGGCAAAACAGGCGCGAAGGCCACACCGAAACCGACCCCAAAACCAACGCCAAAGGAAACCGTACGTCCTTCTTGA
- the murA gene encoding UDP-N-acetylglucosamine 1-carboxyvinyltransferase, which produces MEKLVIEGGRPLTGAIQIHGAKNAALPILAACILASGTHTLHNVPNLLDIDTMLRILRALGCRAEQQGHSVSITTSTAHSSHIPEELMGQMRSSIFLMGPLLARFGSVTVYQPGGCAIGERKIDLHIKGLQALGANIEEFANKIVCTADSLQGSEIVLDFPSVGATENIMMAAVRAEGITTIYNAAREPEIQDLQNFLNAMGADIIGAGTDTITIRGVESLSPCTYEIIPDRIVAGTFLVAAAATKGNITLEKVNPAHLTSVIHVLKRAGVQIITDGDIIHVSCPTRPKAVERIVTSPHPSFPTDLQSQVMVLLSLADGLSVMKETIFEGRFKHVDELSRMGADIRVDLSSAFIRGVPRLYGATVEATDLRAGAALVIAGLAAHGTTIVEQIHHIDRGYDRIEHMLSRLGASVHRQAPVPSE; this is translated from the coding sequence TTGGAGAAGCTCGTTATCGAAGGTGGAAGACCTCTTACGGGAGCCATCCAGATACACGGCGCGAAAAACGCCGCATTACCAATCTTAGCAGCCTGCATCCTGGCTAGCGGCACTCACACACTGCATAATGTTCCTAATTTGCTCGATATCGACACCATGCTGCGAATTCTTCGCGCATTGGGTTGTCGGGCCGAGCAGCAGGGACACAGTGTATCCATTACAACATCCACAGCTCATTCCTCACATATCCCCGAAGAATTGATGGGACAGATGCGTTCATCTATTTTTCTCATGGGTCCGCTACTCGCTAGATTCGGCAGTGTCACTGTGTATCAACCAGGTGGCTGCGCGATCGGCGAACGTAAAATCGATTTGCACATAAAAGGTTTGCAGGCTCTTGGAGCCAACATTGAAGAATTCGCTAACAAAATTGTTTGTACCGCTGATTCGCTGCAGGGCAGCGAGATCGTGCTGGACTTTCCAAGTGTCGGAGCTACGGAAAATATTATGATGGCTGCTGTTCGGGCTGAAGGTATTACAACGATTTATAATGCAGCACGCGAGCCGGAAATTCAGGATTTGCAAAATTTCCTGAATGCCATGGGAGCTGACATCATCGGAGCGGGTACAGATACCATTACGATTCGCGGCGTTGAATCTTTGTCTCCTTGCACGTATGAAATCATACCTGACCGCATTGTTGCGGGCACCTTTCTAGTTGCAGCTGCTGCAACGAAAGGGAATATTACCTTGGAGAAGGTAAACCCGGCGCATTTGACATCCGTTATTCATGTCCTCAAGCGTGCAGGTGTTCAAATCATTACCGACGGTGATATAATACATGTAAGCTGCCCGACAAGACCTAAGGCGGTGGAACGAATCGTGACCTCACCGCATCCGTCTTTCCCTACCGATCTTCAATCGCAAGTCATGGTGCTGCTGTCACTTGCAGATGGGCTTAGTGTGATGAAGGAAACGATCTTCGAAGGCAGGTTCAAACATGTAGATGAACTGTCCCGCATGGGCGCTGATATCCGTGTGGATTTGAGCTCAGCCTTTATACGAGGCGTTCCGAGGTTGTATGGAGCTACCGTTGAAGCGACTGATTTGCGAGCTGGCGCCGCACTTGTTATCGCCGGTCTGGCTGCGCATGGCACGACGATTGTTGAGCAAATTCATCATATTGATAGAGGTTATGATAGAATTGAACATATGCTTTCAAGGTTAGGGGCTTCCGTACATCGCCAAGCTCCCGTACCGAGTGAGTAG